From Ostreibacterium oceani, the proteins below share one genomic window:
- a CDS encoding TolB family protein has translation MYRSDCQNQHIMHQFAGVFSSRAKPLVKAICLLSGLACTMTIYAQEVTPVSVNSAGEQAASGSYWPAISADGRYVAFVSDADNLVVGDTNGDDDIFVHDRETGETTRVSVGSAGEQANSQFSAPAISGDGRYVAFISGADNLVAGDTNNLSDIFVHDRETGETNRVSVGSAGTQATSGSYSPAISADGRYVAFESWADNLVAGDTNNESDIFVHDRETDETTRVSVSSAGTQANGGSESPAISADGRYVAFESWVDNLVAGDTNNRTDIFVHDRETGETTRVSVGSAGEQANSQFSAPAISGDGRYVAFVSSADNLVAGDTTNNNWDVFVRNLETGEIKRITADIPYEEEISSAVYYRVSLSADGRYIAYSPEYQACDFLGCGPSFYGIYIYDQETGQTEVIAALLDENNEFGNSWPYNGSGFPSLSADGQTVAFGSSATNLVPNDTNEAFDIFVAELGETISNISGTWYDRNQSG, from the coding sequence ATGTATCGTTCTGACTGTCAAAATCAGCATATTATGCATCAATTTGCAGGGGTGTTTTCAAGCCGCGCCAAGCCGTTGGTAAAAGCCATCTGCTTGTTATCGGGGTTAGCTTGTACGATGACCATTTATGCACAAGAAGTCACGCCAGTCAGTGTCAATAGCGCAGGCGAACAGGCAGCCAGCGGGTCTTATTGGCCAGCGATTTCAGCCGATGGTCGCTATGTGGCGTTTGTATCAGACGCAGATAACCTCGTAGTGGGCGATACGAATGGCGACGATGATATTTTTGTGCACGACCGCGAGACAGGCGAGACCACCCGTGTGAGTGTCGGTAGCGCAGGCGAGCAGGCAAACAGCCAATTTTCTGCGCCAGCGATTTCAGGCGATGGTCGGTACGTGGCGTTTATATCAGGCGCAGATAACCTCGTGGCGGGTGATACGAATAATCTATCAGATATTTTTGTGCACGACCGCGAGACAGGCGAGACCAATCGTGTCAGTGTCGGTAGCGCAGGTACGCAGGCAACCAGCGGATCTTATTCGCCAGCGATTTCAGCTGACGGTCGGTACGTGGCGTTTGAATCATGGGCAGATAATCTCGTGGCGGGTGATACGAATAACGAAAGCGATATTTTTGTGCACGACCGTGAGACGGACGAGACTACCCGTGTGAGTGTCAGTAGTGCAGGGACACAAGCAAACGGCGGGTCTGAATCGCCAGCGATTTCAGCCGATGGTCGCTATGTGGCGTTTGAATCATGGGTAGATAACCTCGTGGCGGGTGATACGAATAATCGAACAGATATTTTTGTGCACGACCGTGAGACGGGCGAGACCACCCGTGTGAGTGTCGGTAGCGCAGGCGAGCAGGCAAACAGCCAATTTTCTGCGCCAGCGATTTCAGGCGATGGTCGCTACGTGGCGTTTGTATCGAGCGCAGACAACCTCGTGGCGGGTGATACGACGAATAACAACTGGGATGTTTTTGTGCGTAATCTGGAGACAGGAGAAATCAAACGAATTACCGCGGATATTCCTTATGAAGAAGAAATTTCCAGTGCTGTATATTATCGTGTATCATTATCTGCCGATGGGCGATATATTGCTTATTCACCTGAATACCAAGCATGCGACTTTCTGGGATGCGGCCCTTCTTTTTATGGAATTTATATTTATGACCAAGAGACGGGGCAAACTGAAGTCATTGCTGCTTTGCTCGATGAAAATAATGAATTTGGCAATAGTTGGCCCTACAATGGTAGTGGGTTCCCTAGTTTATCAGCCGATGGTCAAACGGTAGCATTTGGTTCGAGTGCTACTAACTTGGTGCCTAATGACACCAATGAAGCGTTCGATATTTTTGTGGCAGAGTTAGGCGAGACCATATCCAACATCAGCGGGACGTGGTATGACCGCAACCAGAGTGGTTAG
- the rlmD gene encoding 23S rRNA (uracil(1939)-C(5))-methyltransferase RlmD gives MNNKRRTRKPKLPQGEFTTTITELLTDGRGLAYANDKPVMITGALPNETVSFVYKNKRKQQLAGQVTNVTTASPDRVIPKCAAFSVCGGCSLQHLAPSKQIAFKSSQLVNHLTHQAKTLPKQLVEPLQGSPWGYRRRARVGIKQVKGKGRVLVGFRERYSPYIADMTRCEVLAPALSDLLMPISALVAQLSIPDRIPQVEMALGDNALALNFRHLDPLTQGDLQLLQSFAEAHDVLIYLQPGNETTMHGLGHDQVLQYHIDIQTAQEQQSGQYVAPLVMDFLPYHFTQVNFEMNQLMLKQALDWLAIDKNDTVLDLFCGLGNFTLPIAQRAKYVVGVEGAKPLVDWANRNKDNNQIDNVAFYQADLTQETRLMKWREGYRYNKILIDPPRSGALEIMPLIANLAPEKVLYVSCHPATLARDVEMLVNQYGYQLENAGVMDMFSHTAHVESMALLVKSPKK, from the coding sequence ATGAACAATAAACGACGAACCAGAAAGCCCAAGCTCCCACAAGGCGAATTTACCACGACGATTACCGAGCTATTGACTGATGGACGCGGCTTGGCGTATGCCAATGATAAGCCCGTCATGATAACGGGTGCATTGCCGAATGAGACGGTTAGCTTTGTCTATAAAAATAAACGCAAACAGCAGTTAGCAGGGCAGGTGACCAACGTCACGACCGCAAGCCCCGATCGCGTCATCCCTAAATGTGCGGCTTTTTCGGTATGTGGCGGGTGTAGTTTGCAGCATTTGGCGCCATCCAAACAAATTGCGTTTAAATCTAGTCAATTAGTCAATCACCTGACGCATCAGGCCAAAACGTTGCCTAAACAGCTGGTTGAGCCTTTGCAAGGCAGTCCTTGGGGGTATAGGCGCCGTGCTCGCGTGGGGATCAAACAGGTTAAGGGCAAGGGTCGCGTGTTGGTTGGCTTTCGTGAGCGTTATAGTCCGTATATTGCCGATATGACGCGGTGTGAAGTACTCGCGCCTGCGCTGTCCGATTTGTTGATGCCAATCTCGGCGTTAGTTGCACAATTGTCTATTCCTGATCGTATCCCGCAGGTTGAAATGGCGCTGGGTGATAATGCGTTGGCGCTTAATTTTCGTCATTTAGACCCGTTGACGCAAGGGGATTTACAGTTATTGCAATCGTTTGCTGAGGCGCACGATGTGTTGATTTATCTGCAGCCAGGTAATGAGACGACCATGCATGGGTTAGGGCATGATCAAGTATTGCAGTACCACATTGATATACAAACGGCACAAGAGCAACAGTCAGGGCAGTATGTTGCGCCTTTGGTCATGGATTTTTTGCCGTATCATTTCACCCAAGTTAATTTTGAAATGAATCAGTTGATGCTAAAGCAAGCCTTAGACTGGTTAGCGATTGATAAAAACGACACGGTGTTGGATTTGTTTTGTGGGTTAGGGAATTTCACCTTGCCTATCGCACAGCGTGCAAAATACGTGGTCGGTGTCGAAGGCGCTAAGCCACTGGTTGATTGGGCCAATCGCAACAAAGACAATAATCAAATCGATAATGTGGCGTTTTACCAAGCCGATTTGACCCAAGAAACACGATTGATGAAATGGCGAGAAGGCTATCGTTACAACAAAATACTGATCGATCCACCACGCAGCGGCGCCCTAGAAATCATGCCGTTGATTGCCAATCTCGCCCCTGAAAAGGTGTTGTATGTCTCGTGCCACCCCGCGACGCTTGCCCGAGATGTGGAGATGCTAGTCAATCAGTATGGCTACCAATTAGAAAACGCAGGCGTGATGGATATGTTTAGCCACACGGCACACGTGGAGTCGATGGCGCTGTTGGTGAAAAGTCCAAAAAAATGA
- a CDS encoding paraquat-inducible protein A, which produces MRAKQIGLSILWLLVVLTYLGGILLPMATVKKFYFFENEFSLVNSMLLLAKTPSLQNTSLLIIIGLFTVIFPVAKLVTMALQIRHLCRNWQNKMTKVVETLGHFSMLDVFVIALMVILLKLRVLVDVQLHIGFYVFTVSIVASILLSFWIKQLRQSDAETIAPNAMQSSQSTQSVKPTQTAMQTDFNPPELSELSESSESSDPPDPSGNP; this is translated from the coding sequence ATGCGTGCAAAACAAATAGGTCTGTCCATTTTATGGCTACTGGTTGTGCTGACTTATCTGGGGGGAATCTTGCTGCCGATGGCGACCGTCAAAAAGTTTTATTTTTTTGAGAATGAATTTTCCCTGGTAAATTCAATGCTATTGTTAGCCAAAACACCGTCGCTACAAAACACCAGTTTGCTGATTATTATCGGGTTATTTACGGTGATTTTTCCTGTCGCAAAACTCGTGACCATGGCGCTACAGATTCGGCATTTGTGCAGAAATTGGCAAAACAAAATGACAAAAGTGGTCGAGACGCTGGGGCATTTTTCGATGCTGGACGTGTTTGTTATCGCGTTAATGGTTATTTTGCTAAAATTACGCGTGCTCGTTGATGTTCAGTTACATATTGGGTTTTATGTGTTTACGGTTTCGATTGTAGCGAGTATTTTGTTGAGCTTTTGGATTAAACAACTGCGTCAATCTGATGCTGAAACCATTGCGCCGAATGCGATGCAGTCTAGCCAGTCCACGCAGTCGGTAAAGCCCACGCAGACCGCCATGCAAACTGACTTTAATCCACCCGAATTATCCGAATTATCCGAATCATCTGAATCATCTGACCCACCCGACCCATCAGGCAACCCATGA
- a CDS encoding pseudouridine synthase — MAKTPSKKATGERIQKKLAALGFGSRREIERLIEAGEVKVNNKPATLGQPLQGNELIQIKGRRVVLSEVKSERKTRVIAYHKPVGVLCTRKDDQGRPTVFKDLPPIKNSRWVMIGRLDANTSGLLLFTNDGGLANALMHPRNEVVREYVVRVFGEITETKLQQLESGIELDDGWAHFDQIIAISPDEEVKNNFFKVSLREGRNREVRRLWEAVECQVSRLKRVRYGSYDIPKTLSPGKTVELTTTEVKKLTQCLDASAKTSAQTSSRNDG, encoded by the coding sequence ATGGCAAAAACACCTTCCAAAAAAGCAACGGGCGAGCGCATCCAAAAAAAATTGGCGGCGTTAGGCTTTGGCTCACGGCGAGAAATTGAGCGCCTAATCGAAGCAGGTGAAGTCAAAGTGAATAACAAGCCAGCGACGCTCGGACAGCCGTTACAAGGCAATGAATTAATTCAAATCAAAGGGCGTCGCGTCGTGCTTAGCGAAGTCAAAAGCGAGCGCAAAACACGGGTCATCGCCTATCACAAGCCCGTTGGCGTGTTATGTACACGCAAAGACGACCAAGGCCGTCCCACCGTGTTTAAAGACCTACCGCCGATTAAAAATAGTCGTTGGGTGATGATTGGGCGATTGGATGCCAATACCTCAGGGTTGCTCCTTTTTACTAATGATGGTGGCTTGGCTAATGCGTTAATGCATCCACGTAACGAAGTCGTGCGTGAATATGTCGTGCGGGTATTCGGTGAAATTACTGAGACAAAGCTACAGCAGTTAGAAAGTGGTATCGAGCTAGATGATGGCTGGGCGCATTTCGACCAAATCATTGCCATTAGTCCTGACGAGGAGGTCAAAAATAACTTTTTCAAAGTCAGTTTGCGCGAAGGTCGTAACCGTGAAGTCCGTCGATTATGGGAGGCAGTCGAGTGCCAAGTTAGCCGATTAAAACGGGTTCGTTATGGTAGTTATGATATCCCTAAGACCTTATCGCCAGGCAAAACAGTCGAATTAACCACCACAGAGGTTAAAAAATTAACCCAATGCCTAGATGCTAGCGCCAAAACTAGCGCCCAAACTAGTAGTAGAAACGATGGGTAA